In Choloepus didactylus isolate mChoDid1 chromosome 6, mChoDid1.pri, whole genome shotgun sequence, one DNA window encodes the following:
- the LOC119536828 gene encoding olfactory receptor 5D13-like — translation MMLVEGNQSAGATFILLGFSEYPNLQGPLFLVFLTIYTVTVVGNLGMIMIIKINPKLHTPMYFFLSQLSFVDFCFSTVVTPKLLGNLIVEDRTISFTGCFMQLFLACRFSLTETLMLAVMAYDRFMAICNPLLYTVIMSPKLCVSLVTGPYIWGILFSLILIYFLLELSFCGSNIINNFFCEYSVIVSASCSEPYISQMLCFVIAIFDEVSSLGIILTSYIFIFVTVIRMPFPGGRQKTFSTCASHLMVLTSFHGTVLFLYCLPNSKNSELIVKVGSVFYSAVIPMLNPFIYSLRNKDIKETIRKLMNQLIKVC, via the coding sequence ATGATGTTAGTGGAAGGAAACCAGAGTGCTGGAGCTACATTCATCCTCTTGGGCTTCTCAGAGTACCCCAACCTCCAGGGTCCCCTCTTCCTAGTATTTCTGACCATATACACAGTGACTGTGGTGGGGAATTTGGGCATGATCATGATTATCAAGATCAATCCCAAactccacacacccatgtacttttttctcagccagttgTCCTTTGTGGATTTCTGTTTTTCCACTGTAGTTACACCTAAACTATTGGGGAACTTGATTGTGGAAGACAGAACCATCTCCTTCACTGGATGCTTCATGCAGCTCTTCTTGGCTTGTAGATTTTCACTGACAGAAACACTCATGCTGgcagtgatggcctatgaccgatTTATGGCTATTTGTAACCCTCTGCTCTACACAGTCATTATGTCCCCAAAGCTCTGTGTATCCTTAGTGACTGGACCCTACATATGGGGCATACTTTTTTCCCTAATACTGATCTATTTTCTCCTAGAATTATCTTTCTGTGGGTCTAACATCATAAACAATTTTTTCTGTGAGTACTCTGTCATTGTCTCAGCCTCCTGCTCTGAACCTTACATCAGTCAAATGCTTTGCTTTGTCATTGCCATATTCGATGAAGTGAGTAGTCTTGGGATCATCCTCActtcttatattttcatttttgttactgTCATAAGAATGCCTTTTCCAGGTGGGCGTCAAAAAACTTtctccacctgtgcctcccaccTGATGGTCCTCACCAGTTTCCATGGGACTGTCTTATTCCTCTATTGTCTACCCAATTCCAAAAACTCAGAGCTCATTGTCAAAGTAGGCTCTGTGTTTTATTCAGCGGTGATCCCCATGCTGAACCCTTTCATCTATAGCCTCAGGAACAAAGATATAAAGGAGACAATCAGGAAGTTAATGAATCAGCTAATAAAAGTttgttga